caaaacttttgcgGGACCTCGCAAAACAAACTCGGGATCTTGCAAAACTTTTGCAACACTGGAATTGTCTCTCAACTGACAATATCCTTTTAATTCAAATGGACCCACAAACTGCCATATCCTCAGAAAATAGCATGCAATTTTGCCATCTCTACAGTATGTAAAGATAGGTGTTTATGGTTGCCTGAATTGATCCATCTTACCTGTGCAATCTGGGTTGCTTCCTTCTGTATTGACTGCATATGGGGTGTGGGCAAGCCATTAGCTGAAGACAATGGGAGCAGGAAACCATCCATAGGTAATCCATTTGTGTCGGCATTCTGAGAAGGAAGTATTGCATTAACTGACAACAGACACCTTAACCCTTCAAGATTATAAGACTCTTCTTAAATCTTCTACCGTGGCCTATTCTAAATCATGAATGTTCTTAAAAAGTCTGCAAAATATGTCAATAGGTCTTAAGAAAAAGATACACCTCTTTATTTTCAGCCTATATGTCTCACTTACAAGAGTAAAAAGACATATTACAGTGGAATTCCACAGGTTTTTATCAGATCTTGATGTACTTCTTACTACTTAAAATGTTGTATTATTGCTGCAACAAAATCAAgttttaaacaaacaagagatgAATTCTGATTAATAGAAATCGAGCAAGTGTTTCACAGTACTGtaggttttttcttttaagatcCAAAAGAATAATATTACAGAAAGTAACATACATGCTTAAATTTTGTCCAAGCAGGAATGCATGAtcagcttttttaaaatcagaactATGCAAGTCATTGAATTTGAGTATAAATAAATTTCCATATTTTGTAACACTTACATAAACCACATCAACCACAACTGTCCATGGTCTTACCTGTGTGAGATCCTCACTGTTGACATAATTCAGGGTTATCACAACTGTGTCATCACCATCTGCTCTGACAAGATCCTCTTCAGGATTCCATAGAACCGTATCCGCTTCGTCTATGTCTGGAAAACGAAATTCCAAATCTTCTGGAAGTTTGTCCCGGGACTCTAGTTTGAAGGATTTATTAGGAACTATACTGGTCAGATCAATAATTTCAGAGCAGTGGTCAGGGAAATCATGATCACTTGAGTCATTCTGCTGCCGCTGTCCCATGacagtgtttttaatgtctgttgGGGTTGAATGCATATGATGTGATTTTCCTGGACTTTGTGTTGTCACTGCCTCACAGAgtgatttcagtttttttggATTGGGTTCCCTCTGGAAATTGTGAATCTGTGaaccagaaaacaaacacaagaaacaaaCGAACATAATTCAATTATTTTTTCAGCAGCCAATCATTTACTACATGTTAATGAATACGAAGCTGTAATTCTTTCACAGATGTATTAAATGTACCTTACCACACAAGTCAACAAAAAATTCCTGGAATAATTTCATCCTACAGAAGTGAAAGTAATCGTAGATGTACATAAAGCACTTGAATAAGACAACTCTGTATTGCCGTTGCACAGTCatacctagtacaatagtacaacgAAATTAGAAAATGTCGCACGTTACCACCAAGCActactaaacacaacaaaatacagtAACTTTAAAGTgatcattatttttaataataacttTCTTATTTTAACAAACCTGTTTGCCAGTGTCACTGTCAGATGAATCCCCATGGTCAAGTAGATCTGGGACAAAATCATCTGTCTCACTGTCAGATCCAAGTAATGTCACCGGTGAATCTTCTTCAGTTATGCTGACAGAAAAATCCTCTACAGATGAGGACTGAACTGTTGACGGTGTTTCATCTTTCGTCCAAATGTAAAATCTCAGGATCTTCAATTTGGTTTGTTCATAAAGTTTGCCAACAGTGTCATCTAAAGGAATcgaatttcttttaaaatcacAGACATCAATGTCAAAGTCTTCAACTCTCCCTTTTGGCGAGTTCCCATCTGGAAAAAACAGGTCCTTTCCCATTTCCAAAATCTTAGCTACAGTTGTAGTTTTTTCCACAGTTGCATGTCTTGTTCCTCCACCATTTCTGGTTCTCACTTGACGGTATTCATTACTGCTAAAATGAAGCCATCCGATTTCTATTTTTCTGCAGGTCTTCTCTCCTGCAGTATTTCTCTGTCTTGCCATCCCTTCACCTTGCTTGTGGAACACACCTGATGAACCACACAGCACTCCTTTGGTTTTGATCTTACTTTCCGTGCCGCAATTTTATCTCTTAGGTTCTGCAGAAGAGTCTCTTTATCTGTGCTGTACTTAGTTTGTTGACAGAAGGACTTGACAGCTACTCTGTCACCATATGTCCTTATGTATTTTGCCATTTGTCCATCAGTCATGACGGACAGCACTGCCTTATCCACCTGCAGACATAAAACATTAGAGAAATGCTATTAATGCCACACTAGCACACATGGAATGCTAACTGTATTAGAAATAGAGTTCTTAATCCAAACAAcatccaaattcatgggctgcaacctctttttaaaaaaaaatttatttatcacattttaGACATacaagctgtgtccaaattcatgggctgcatcctcctgaggacgcttttgtagaccgattacgtcacagcgatgcGCGAAAGGCAGTCAAATCGtgagactcctccgaatgcagcggacaaatgcgtcctccttttcaccgaatttgaaggatgggtcgggtgtgtgcttcgtggcccaccatatcccagaattcatagcgcggcccagccaaactccagtttccggtaATGGCAGCCGCTAATAAGTTTTGAAATTActgttattaatctttctgggtcacaaaataaacttttaacatattttcaggcgagaacgtgGGCGTGTACACttgaaatatctgcttggtttatcaaggtatcgcatatttgcaagtgcttcgacgtttttgttgacgtctgttacccaccagctcgatagcttgCCGAGAGCTcaagggtcactgaagccgccgagaacggcacaactcccggcacatcattatAATACCACATTGTTATACTTTATGTAATTCCTGTTTTACTTGACTGTATGTGtaaaatgtgataaataaagtttaaaaaacaaaacaaaacaaaaaaaacctcccggcacatcattttcagatcaccgcggacttttgctactcaggttaaacgtaatatataaaacatttagacaacctaaaaattttattgtttggcatttttcagcgttttatttgttcgtgagtaaacggtttggctgagattaaagttattagattaaattAGATCAAATAaagctttattaatcccccgggtgggttcctccttggtttttacaccgctgaataaacatcaaacagaaaactgattaaacagaagcgTGAGATGGTCGGgaatttactccagtgtcctgttatattttagatagcaaggagcagacggccgagtttcttaaactccaccgagacagcggtgacgctaattaaaaggctagaccgtccaacttccggcctacccgaccttctgaggacccggcccacgtagaccacgaagcccgggtcctcaggaggatgcagccaaTGAATTTGGACGCGATTTGAAATTTCAAAACATATGTGGACTTAACGAGTTATGTTTAATGAACCTGAACATATTTACAAGAGTTAACATTAAAGGCATGCATATACGACCTCGGTTTTTCAACAAGTCACTCGCCTTTTGAACCACGGTGTTTAATGCTTTGTTGTTTATACGTACTTTGTCTTGTTGCATGTGCATGATGTCGTCGTGTGGGACCTCTCTTGACCGCAAAAA
The sequence above is a segment of the Oreochromis aureus strain Israel breed Guangdong linkage group 3, ZZ_aureus, whole genome shotgun sequence genome. Coding sequences within it:
- the LOC120435461 gene encoding uncharacterized protein LOC120435461 isoform X2, which produces MARQRNTAGEKTCRKIEIGWLHFSSNEYRQVRTRNGGGTRHATVEKTTTVAKILEMGKDLFFPDGNSPKGRVEDFDIDVCDFKRNSIPLDDTVGKLYEQTKLKILRFYIWTKDETPSTVQSSSVEDFSVSITEEDSPVTLLGSDSETDDFVPDLLDHGDSSDSDTGKQIHNFQREPNPKKLKSLCEAVTTQSPGKSHHMHSTPTDIKNTVMGQRQQNDSSDHDFPDHCSEIIDLTSIVPNKSFKLESRDKLPEDLEFRFPDIDEADTVLWNPEEDLVRADGDDTVVITLNYVNSEDLTQNADTNGLPMDGFLLPLSSANGLPTPHMQSIQKEATQIAQVRWINSGNHKHLSLHTVEMAKLHAIF
- the LOC120435461 gene encoding uncharacterized protein LOC120435461 isoform X1, with translation MARQRNTAGEKTCRKIEIGWLHFSSNEYRQVRTRNGGGTRHATVEKTTTVAKILEMGKDLFFPDGNSPKGRVEDFDIDVCDFKRNSIPLDDTVGKLYEQTKLKILRFYIWTKDETPSTVQSSSVEDFSVSITEEDSPVTLLGSDSETDDFVPDLLDHGDSSDSDTGKQIHNFQREPNPKKLKSLCEAVTTQSPGKSHHMHSTPTDIKNTVMGQRQQNDSSDHDFPDHCSEIIDLTSIVPNKSFKLESRDKLPEDLEFRFPDIDEADTVLWNPEEDLVRADGDDTVVITLNYVNSEDLTQVRPWTVVVDVVYVSVTKYGNLFILKFNDLHSSDFKKADHAFLLGQNLSMYVTFCNIILLDLKRKNLQYCETLARFLLIRIHLLFV